The Paenibacillus sp. RC334 nucleotide sequence TGCGGCAGACCCCAATGACGCGCTTATGTTCGCAGCACTTGCCTATAAATTGACGTGAAATTAGCGTTTAAACACGTTGACCCTAACGAGACTATTCGGAAAATACGAAACGGGCTAATTTCACGCTAAATCTACGTCAAAACTAAGGGAGGAGGCGGTATCTATCGCTTGGGTTAACGGAAAATGGATCGGTCGGGAAGAACGGGAAGCGCAAATAGACGAACTGGCCGATCTAATTGACGCACTTGATGGCGTAGATATCGCCGCCTTAAGTGCCGAGGATCAAAGCGAGATAGAGACGCAGCTTTCGGAGTACGAGCGGTTAAGCGTAATCAACGAAGCTGAAACGGACTTGATTGCGTTCGCTCTCGAATACTTCTCGGAAGCTAAAAATCCGGGCAACGCGGGTAATTGGGACGGATTCGACATAACAGACGTAGACGATGCGCCTGATTTTCACCGTGAAATTAGCGTGATAATGGACGATGTATCTAACGTTAATACCAACGATAAGGTCGCAGTCGCTGCGCCCCGTTCTCACGCTAAATCTACGTATCTTTCCAAGGCGTTTCCCCTACGCGAAATAGTGTACCGGAAACGTAAGTACGAAATTATCATATCGGAGACGCCGGCAGTATCGAGCGGTAACCTGGACTGGATATCAATGCAGCTCAAGCATAACGAGAAGCTGCGGAGGGACTTTGGTCCTTTATTGTCTCCGAAACAACAGGAGAACCCGAAGGATAATTCCTCGGAGTTTATCGCGTGGGAGCCGACAGACAACGGCGTACCGAAAATGCTAACGAAGGTTGAAGCGGCATCGACCGGCCAGGCGCTTCGTGGACGTAACTGGAACGGTGTCCGTCCGGATTTGATCGTATGTGACGACTTGGAGGACATCAAGTCTAACGCGGCCACTCCGGAACTACGCCAGAAGATGCGTGACTGGTTCGCACAGACTGTCGTTCCGCTCGGTGACCCGAAAGGTAAGCGTACAGCCTTCGTATACATGGGAACAACGGTCCATCACGAGGCGCTACTCGTAAACGTACTGTACAAGCGGTCAGACTTTAAGTCACGAGTCTATCGCGCGGTTATCGAATGGCCTGAGCGTATGGATTTATGGGAAGCGTGTCGCCTCGTTTATACCGACCGAGATAATCCGAATCGAGCTGCGGACGCAAGGGCGCTGTACAAGATGAATCACGAGGAAATGGATCGCGGAGCTACCGTGCTGTGGCCGGAAGCGCAGCCATTGTGGAAGTTGATGACGTGGAAATGGGATAACGGGACAAAGGCGTTCAACACGGAGTATATGAACAATCCGGTCGATTCGGAGTCGATGATTTTCAATCCGGAAACATTCACGTATTGGGACGGAAAACTTGACGAAGTATTTTCGCAATATCCGCGTCCGGTTTCCGAGTACGACGTCTATCTCGGAATCGACTTCGCAATGGGCAAAACACGGGGCGACTACTCTGCGGTTGTTACGATTGCACGGCACAAACAGAGCGGTACGAAGTACGTGATTGATGCGTATGGGGAACGCGTTAAGCCAGACGAGTTTATGCGCGTGATAGTCGAGAAGACGCTGAAATACCAGCCGACAGCAATCGCGGCGGAAGCGCAGGCTGCGCAGGAGTTTTTCGTCCAGAAGCTAAAGGAAGCGTTAAGGACTGCGGGCTATCCCGCTCAGACCCGCGTTAAGGAAATACATCAACGGTCCCGTAAGGACCTCCGTATAGAAGCGCTGCTCCCGGATATCGAGAGCGGCGCTATTCAGTTTTCGCGGAAACATTCGTTATTACTGGAGCAATTCGAGTTGTACGGGTCCGGTAGCCACGATGACTTACCGGATGCGCTCGAAATGGCCGTAAGTATTGCGAAGACGGGGCGGAAGAAGCTCCGGAATAAGCCGAAATGGATGTAACCTAATTTATTTTTGAAATAATTATATTCTCGATAGCTGACTTAACCTCAGTGCCTTGGTTCTCTTTAAGGTTGTGCATAACCTCATCAGTGAATACAGCAAAGGAGCGACCTTGATATTGTACGAACCAAGTGGTATCGGTACCTAATGCTGGTGGTGTGACGCTAAAATCCGCGTTTTGGTTTGCAGCCTCCTCTCGCAATTCTTGAAAAGCACTTCTGATTTCACTTAAAAGGTGTTTCCTGTCTTCAATCGCTTGTTTTCTGTCTTGATCACTTTCAATTTCTTCTATTTTGCTGTCCAGTCTATCAAAGAAGCTCAAAAATATCCCTCCTCTATATCATAGGGAAATTATACCACGAAAGGAGGATCTTTGTGACGGAGTTTTATGACGCAAGAGAAACGAAACTATTTTATACCGGAGCTCAATATCCGCCGGTTTATGAGATTCCTCGCTTGGCGAAGTATGATCGCGGACGGGCTATTTACCAAGGGCGCCACGTTGAGATATACGATCGCGCCTCCGGACTCCTAAAAGATACGCCGTTTGCGCCGCAGCTCAAAACGTTATTTATCGCGGTCAACCTTATGGACGTATTACTGACGAAGCCCGCGGATTTGATGGTCGGTGAGGCGCCCACGTTTGAGACCGGAGATGATCCGGAATCCCCCGAACAAACAGCGCTAAGTCGTATCGTTGAAGAGAACGACCTAACGCAGATGATCCACGAGATCGTAATCGGAGCAGGCTTTCGGGGCGATTCGTTTCTCAAGACGTACTACGGACAACGTGCGGACGTATCTGAGACGCTGCAACTCGGTTTGGATGCGCCGGACGCACCGCTGGAGCCGATTATTGAGCCCGTAGACGCTTCAATTGTATTTCCGGAGCTGTCCCGCGGCTCTAAGAAGCGATTTAAGGCGGTAAATATCGCATGGGTAGAGTGGGAGATAGAGAATAGCAGCCGAATTATGTCGTTCTTATCCGGAATCCCGACTACAGAGACGCCGTACCTAAACGTGGAGCGTCATATACCGGGCTATATCGTGTACGAAAGGTATGAGCTTACGGAACGGGGCGTCGATGACCGATGGGGAGCGCCTATTCCAACGTATAACATCGGAGAGTCAGTTCCGACGGGACGGGAGCAGGACGTTGTGCCGACAGGCATGCCGGAATTGCTTGTCGAGCATGTCCCGTATAAGACGACAGACGCAGATTGGCGCGGGGAAAGCGGTACGGAAAAGCTGGAGAGCGTTCTGGCTGCGATTAACGACCGATTAGTACAGATTGACTATATCCTGTGGAAGCACAGCGACCCAACCGCGTATGGACCCGATTTTCAGGAGGACGACGACGCGACAGTACGCAGCGGCGGGCGCTATATTCCCGTAACCAAGGACGACGCAACACCTGGTTATATGACGTGGAATTCTCAACTGGAGGGCGCGTTTAAAGAGCTCGATATTCTTCTTGGCCTTGTTTACCAAATCAGCGAGACGCCGCAATGGCTGTTTGGGACGACGCTTGCCTCTGATAAAGGCGGAACAGGAACATCACATACGGACGCTGGCGCGATTAAAGCCCGGTTTATGCCGATCTTGTCCAAGGTAAAGCGCATTAGAGCGCATGTTGATCGGGGCCTACGTAATGCGTTGTGGAAGGCGATGAAACTGGAGAACCACGCCAACGACGGCGTCGACGATTTCACAGCGTACGAAGCAGTGTACCCTACGATTACCTGGCGCGATGGGATTCCGCGTGACGAGAAAGAAGCGGCAGAGGTCGCTAACCTGCGCACTGGTGGTAAACCTACATGGTCGGTTACTGACGCAATCAAAGATTTAGACGGCGTAGATGACTCGCAGGCAGCCGAGCTTGTCCGTCGAATTGACGAAGACGAGCAGCGCGTTTCGGGCACTGTTGACGCTTCTATTTTTAATCACGACGACCCAGGTGGTGACGCCTAATGGACGATCCGAATTACGATGGCCCCGTGTCTAAACTACTCGGGGCTTTTCGGCGTGCTCGTTCGGCTATTGGTTCCGCCGTCAGTCGCTTATTTACGCGGGGAGCTAACCGCAAGACAGCGGATGCAGCCGCGAAGGAAGCTTCAGAAGCTCTCGCGAAACTGAACGCGGAATCTAAGGAATGGGTGAAGGACAATCTTACGAAAGCCGCGCAGGATGGCGTAAAGCGCGCATTAATTGATCTTGGCGCTGCTAAAACGCTACTTGAAGCTGCGGAAAAAGCGAAGCTGAACCGAGCTAATCGCGATATGTTGGCGGCTGCAATACTAGACACGCACGCGGATGTGCTCGCCGTAACTGCGAATATGGATCGCAAAACGAAAGCGGCTATACGCCAGGCTCTTGCGGAGTCGCTTCGCGCGAATCTATCGCAAGGAATAAACGGAAACACGACGCTTCAGCATGACGTGCTCGATCGAATGCGTAAGGTACTCGGCGATGCGGTCGATACCGGGATCATTGACGCAAAAGGTCGCCGCTGGAAACCGGAAGCCTATGTCGATATGCTTGTCCGTACGAAAATGGCGGAAACACAGCGCCAAGCTACGATAAACGAAGCGCTTGGCCGCGGTGTTTATTATGCGCAGATATCAAGCCACGGAGCAAAAGACGCGTGCCGTAATTGGGAGGGGCGGATTATAAAGCTAACGCCGGACGCCCCCGGTGATTACCCGTATTACGGTGACCTACCTCGGCGTGAGATATTTCATCCACGTTGCCGACACGTCTTAATGCCCGTACGAAATCCGAAATAATAACGGACCTACGATACGTCCTAAAACTGACGGATACTATGCGCTACGCGGCGCTTAAACGCGGGGAGACATATGAGTAAAACAATCAACGTTAAGTATCCGCTAAATCTACAACTGTTTGCGGAGGGTGATCCAGACCCAACGCCGGACCCGCCAGCCGATCCGACGCCTTCGAAGACCTTTACGCAGGAGGAGCTCGACCAGCTAATTGCGGATCGTATCGCCCGTGAACGTAAGAAGTACGCAGATTACGACGCGCTTAAAACGAAATTGACCGAGTTAGAGCTTGCTGATGAAGAACGGCAGAAGGCGGAAATGACCGAAACTGAACGCCTTGAGGCGGAAAAAGCCGAAGCACTGAGGGCTGCGGAGACTGCGAGGGCTGAGCGTGACCAAGCGCTAACAGCCGCTAATCAACGCCTCATTAAGGCTGAATTTCGCACGTTGGCGCGTGAGTTAAACGTTAGACCAGACGCGATTGACGACGCGTATGTACTGGCGGATTTGAGCACTGCGTCCGTTGGGGATGACGGAAGTATCAACGGTGTCAAGGACGTAGTAAATGCGTTAATCGCGAGTAAACCGTTTCTGGTTGAGCAGCCGAAAAAAGAACCGTTGCCAATCGGAGGCCCTTCCGGTGGAAATCCGTATGACAAGGAAACACGTACACTTGAGCAGCAACTTGCGGAGGCAAAACGAATCAGAGACTTCGCAAAGGTCGTCGAGCTATCCAATAAACTTACGCGCTAAAGCTTCGGAAAATCCGAGGCTTTTTATTTTGCCCAAATATAAGGAGGAAGTTTATACATGTTGAGAACTTACGATTTTCAGGACCAAGTGCGCCAACTCGAAGCGGGTATTTCCCTAATTATCGAGGACGCACCAAACTTGCTCGGCATTGTGGGGCTAGGCTCCAACTCTCTGTATCAAACAAAGTTCGAATGGATGTCCGATAACCTCAACTCTAACCGCGCAACTGCTGCTTCTGCTGCTGCGGTAGGTGCTACGGCAATCACTGTCGCTGAAGGTGACGGACTCAAATTCCGCGTCAATGCGATCGTAGTTTCTGGCGAGGAGTATATGCGTGTTACTGCCGTAGCTGGTGACGTCATTACCGTTGTCCGTGGTTACGATGGCACAAACGCAGCAGCGATCGAAGCCGGCGGAGAGATTCGCATCGTTGCCCGTCCGCAGTTGGAAGGTGCGCTGCCCGGTGTCGATGAAGGTCATGACCGTCTCGTAGATCACAATGTGACGCAGATCATCGAGCGTTATGCGCAAGTGTCTGGTACACAACAGAACGTGCGAACTTATAACGTTACGGATGAGCTGAACTACCAAGTACAATTGCGTCTAAAAGAAATGCAACGCGAGATGAATGACTGGTTGATTTATGGTCGCCGTATTGGTGGTGCCGCTGGTATGCCTCGTACAACAGGCGGATTGCTTTATTTTGCGGACAAGAAAGGCGCTGCGAAAAAGAATGCCGAGGGTAAGGAAGTTACCCCTGCGCTTCTGAACGACCTGTCCGAACAAATTTACTTGCGTGGCGGATCGGTAAACACCATCTTGACTAACACCGCGGGGGCTCGTCAAATCACGAAATTTGCTTCCGATACGATTCGGACTGAGCGCACGGACACCGCTACCGGCCATAAGATCCAAACGTTCGTTTCTGATATCGTGGGCGGCTCCGTAGCAACCGTCATCGTCGATCCGAACTTTCCGAAAAATAAAATTGCACTGTTTGACCGCGATATCCTGTCCATCGACGCACTGAGCGGCCGTGCGCTGCATGACGTGGACGCTACTGTACCGGGCGCTGACTTTGTTGCTCGTCAGATTCGCGGCGAGTACGGTGTAACAGTCAAGAATGCGGGCGAGAAGATCGCAATCCTGGATAACATTAGCACAGCGGTGTCTTAATTGGGGAGCTTCGGCTCCTCTTTATATTTAACGGAGGTGACTACGCGAATGGCGAAGTACCACGCAAGCCCTCATTACTCCCTTGACGGCATCGAGTTTGACGTATGCGGAGTTTATGTAACCGAGGATGCCGGCGAGATAGCACGTTTGGACGTGCTCGTACCTGTTTGGATTAGCCGTATTGACGAAAAAGAACCGGAGGAACCGAAGAAACCACGCGCTAAGAAGGCGCAAGCGGAAACCTCCGACGAATAAACGGAGGTGTTACCGTGGCAACTACGATATTAGCGGCAGATGCGTACATTAACGCGTCTTGTCTTGACGTAGAGGATTGGCAAGCGAGTGACGCTGCGAGAAAACAACGAATGTTAAACGTCGCAGGACGAACGCTCACAACAGCTTATCCGAAATACGTCATTCCGGACGCGGCGACATACGAGTTTGCGAATGTACTTTCGATACTCTACAACGATACCGGGCGTCTCCAGCGTCAGGGCACCGCATCATTCGGCTTGACCGGCGTGTTTAACGTGACGTTTAAGGACGGAAGTACGACGATGCCCTACGACGATCTACGTAAGTTTATACCGCAGACTGCACTCGACCTTATCGGCGCGGAAAATGGCGTTAAAATATCGAAGCGTTCCGCGAAATGGACGGTGATGTGACGTGCCACTCGTATCCATGCGGCAAACAATAACGATAACGAAGGCTGCGAAAGGCAGCGGGTGGGGGCACTCATCGGCCGGAGCGGAAGTAACAGTATCCGCACGCGTTTCCGAGCAGACGAAGACAGTTACGAATCAATTCGGAGACGAAACGGTATCAAGCATGACGATATTAATCGACAAGCTGGCGGACGTATCGTACGACGACGAGGTTACGTACACAAACGAACTCGGCGTAACGATTAAGCGCAAGCCAATCGCAATCCAGCCTAAACGCGGGTTATCCGGTAAGGCGCTAATAACGGAGGTGAACGTATAGATGGCGGTAAACAGACTTGATTTTGACGCCACACGCGGGGCTCCGTTCATTAAGCGCGTTATCGGACGATTCTTCAAGGGCTACGGTTCGCGACTGGAGAACGCGGTGGCCGACGGTTCGAAGCAAGGCGTTCAAGACGTTATGGACGAGTGGCGGCGGGAGTCTACGGACATTGCTCCGCTGAAGACCGGTACGTTGCGGCGGTCTATATCGACGGACGTTACGAAGCAGGGCGATAAATGGGTAGGCGAGATCAGCGCGTCTGCGATCGAGGTTAAAGGTAAACGTAAGTTCGATTACGCTACGTATCTTAACGACGAGTTTCCGAAAAAGCACGGCGACTCCTTCCGCAATCCAACTACGCCGGGAACTGTTCCGGGGTTTTTGGATAAGCCTGCGGAAGAGAATGAGCGCGAGTGGCAGCGTATGATCGAGGGCCAAATTAAAGCGGCTATCAGGCGAAAGGGGCTGTAATATGGCGCTGATTAGCGAGATTGAAGCGATAGAGGCGTTCATAAAGCGGAAATACACGACCGCAACATACGAGAAGCAGACAGTCCCGGAGCAGCCTACGCCGGGGCTTTTTGTTGTCCGCTTTTTGCGTGATGGTCGGACGCTTGAAACCGGAATGCATTACCGAATCGACCGCGATTACCAGATCATCCATTTCGCAAAGTATGCGGAGGAGACGCTGCCGATTATGTCCGAGTTGAGCGCGGCTATTTACGCAGAGGGCGGACTGCCTGACGTGCATATGCGCTTTGAGGGCTTCGGATTCAGTCAACCGGTTCTGACGGAGAACAAGATATACGCGACGGTCGGTGTTTTGCAGACGACGGTACGCGAGCAGAAGCCGCAAAAGCAATATGACAAAATCAATCACATACATCCGCGTTACGTGTAAGCAGGGCGTCCCAATGGGCGCTCTTTTTTATTTCCAAAGGAGGTTTTTAGATGTCCGGAGGTTCGTGGGATCCAACTGCATTAGAAATTCAGCCGGGGCTGTACATCAATTATGTCGAAGCGGCCGCAGCGCAGATTAACGGAGGCGCACGCGGTACGGTCGCAATTCCGCTGCTTAACTACGGTGCGAAGGCGACCGCCAAGACGTTTTACACGGTCGAAACGGAGAAAGCCGCATCCGATACGTTCGGGAGCGCTAATATCCAGTCGATCTTATTTGCGTTGCAGGGCGGTGCTAAAAACGTGCTCGTCTATACGATGCCGAAAACGCCAGTCGCCGAGGACTACACGGATATGCGTGCGGCTTACGATGCTCGCGAATTTAACGTGTTTGTTTTCGACGGTGAATTTAACGCGGACGAGCAAGCGTTAACCAAGACGTGGACAATCCGTAATCGGACGGAGGGCAAGCACTTTATCTCCGTAATCGGAGGCGATGCAGCAACAGACGCCGATCCTGCGCTTGGTAATGCGCGGTCCGTACTTAACGCGGACAACTACATCGTCAACTTGATTAGCGGAGTGGTTATCGGCACCAAAACGTATCTTTCGTCCGCGTTCGCTCCGTGGGTGGCCGGCTTGATTGCGGGAACTGCGATTAACCGCTCGACTACTTACGCGCAAGTACCGGCGGACGACGTGACTCGGCGCTTGACCAAGACGGAGTTTGACGCAGCGCTTACAGCCGGTTCGTTTGTTTTCGTTAACGACGGTACTCGCGTGAAGGTTAAGCAAGGTCTCGTTACATCGAAGCAAAAAGTCCGCAATATGCGTGCACGTCAGGCGATTTCTACGGACATTACCAAAACCGCGGAAGACAATTACATCGGCAAGCTCAATAACAACGCTGACGGTCAGGCCACGTTGATGGTTGCGATTAAGGCGTACCTGGAACGCTTGGAAATCTCGGGCGTACTGTCGGGACCTGCGGTCGGACTTGATCCGAATTTCCCATCCGTAGGCGACCAAGTATTCCTCGCAATTAGCTACGTAGAGGTCGATTCAATGGAACGTATCTTCATCACGGTGAACGTATAAAGGAGCGTGAAAAATAGATGGTACTAGATGCTACACGCGTCATTTCTGGCGCGTACGGAGCCGTAAACGACGCGGACGGTAACTGGATGTCCAACGTTTATTCGTGCGAGGCGAACATCGAGATCGGTTTCGAGGACGTTAAGCTCGCGGGTACGCGTTGGATCGGTAATAAGGTAACGTCGCTGAAGGGCTCCGGCTCAATCGGGAGCTACATGGTTACGTCGGAATGGATCGAGAAGATGGCGCAGGTTACGGACGATAAGAGCCCGGCATTTACTACGGAACTCGTCATCAAGCTGGACGACCCCGAATCGTTCGGAGCCTATCGGGTGCGGCTGAAAAACGTCACGTTCGATAAGATTCCGATTATCAATTACGAGGTCGGTTCGATCGTTGAGCAGGAGCTTACGTTCTTGTTCAGCGGCTACGAGGTTATGGATAAAATTCGCGCAGCTTAATATACGGAGGTCCTTCGGGACCTTTTTTAATTTCGAAAATAAACGGAGGTTGACATAGATGGCTAAAGGACTTGAAGCGTTACTCGGAGCGACGACGGATTTGAAGGAAGAGATTTATATTCCGCGACTGAAAACGCATTTCACGATTACGGCGCTCGACGGAGAGACAATCGAACGGGCACGTTCCCAGGCAACGACTGGTAAAGACGGTTCGGTGGATAGTTCGTTATTCGACCGTCTTTTGATCGTAAAAAGTGCCGTCGATCCTGACTTTAACGACAAAGCGCTGAGAGACCATTACGAAGCTTCCGACGCATCCGATTGCGTAAAGAAGGCGCTATTACCTGGTGAACATTCTCGATTGATCCAGTCTATCCTAGCGCTTTCCGGTTTCGTAGAGGACGCGGAGCTCGTTGAAGACGCAAAAAACTAATTAAGTCGGGCGACATAGAGGCGATGATGCTACATGAGATATTTCAACGCCACCATATAGCGCCCGACGAGCTATACGCGAAAGATCGAAGGCATCGGTTTTTTATGTACGCGTCGATGCTGATTCAGATAGAGAAGGAACAAAAACCTAAGTAA carries:
- the terL gene encoding phage terminase large subunit, with product MIAFALEYFSEAKNPGNAGNWDGFDITDVDDAPDFHREISVIMDDVSNVNTNDKVAVAAPRSHAKSTYLSKAFPLREIVYRKRKYEIIISETPAVSSGNLDWISMQLKHNEKLRRDFGPLLSPKQQENPKDNSSEFIAWEPTDNGVPKMLTKVEAASTGQALRGRNWNGVRPDLIVCDDLEDIKSNAATPELRQKMRDWFAQTVVPLGDPKGKRTAFVYMGTTVHHEALLVNVLYKRSDFKSRVYRAVIEWPERMDLWEACRLVYTDRDNPNRAADARALYKMNHEEMDRGATVLWPEAQPLWKLMTWKWDNGTKAFNTEYMNNPVDSESMIFNPETFTYWDGKLDEVFSQYPRPVSEYDVYLGIDFAMGKTRGDYSAVVTIARHKQSGTKYVIDAYGERVKPDEFMRVIVEKTLKYQPTAIAAEAQAAQEFFVQKLKEALRTAGYPAQTRVKEIHQRSRKDLRIEALLPDIESGAIQFSRKHSLLLEQFELYGSGSHDDLPDALEMAVSIAKTGRKKLRNKPKWM
- a CDS encoding portal protein — encoded protein: MTEFYDARETKLFYTGAQYPPVYEIPRLAKYDRGRAIYQGRHVEIYDRASGLLKDTPFAPQLKTLFIAVNLMDVLLTKPADLMVGEAPTFETGDDPESPEQTALSRIVEENDLTQMIHEIVIGAGFRGDSFLKTYYGQRADVSETLQLGLDAPDAPLEPIIEPVDASIVFPELSRGSKKRFKAVNIAWVEWEIENSSRIMSFLSGIPTTETPYLNVERHIPGYIVYERYELTERGVDDRWGAPIPTYNIGESVPTGREQDVVPTGMPELLVEHVPYKTTDADWRGESGTEKLESVLAAINDRLVQIDYILWKHSDPTAYGPDFQEDDDATVRSGGRYIPVTKDDATPGYMTWNSQLEGAFKELDILLGLVYQISETPQWLFGTTLASDKGGTGTSHTDAGAIKARFMPILSKVKRIRAHVDRGLRNALWKAMKLENHANDGVDDFTAYEAVYPTITWRDGIPRDEKEAAEVANLRTGGKPTWSVTDAIKDLDGVDDSQAAELVRRIDEDEQRVSGTVDASIFNHDDPGGDA
- a CDS encoding phage minor capsid protein; this translates as MDDPNYDGPVSKLLGAFRRARSAIGSAVSRLFTRGANRKTADAAAKEASEALAKLNAESKEWVKDNLTKAAQDGVKRALIDLGAAKTLLEAAEKAKLNRANRDMLAAAILDTHADVLAVTANMDRKTKAAIRQALAESLRANLSQGINGNTTLQHDVLDRMRKVLGDAVDTGIIDAKGRRWKPEAYVDMLVRTKMAETQRQATINEALGRGVYYAQISSHGAKDACRNWEGRIIKLTPDAPGDYPYYGDLPRREIFHPRCRHVLMPVRNPK
- a CDS encoding scaffolding protein gives rise to the protein MSKTINVKYPLNLQLFAEGDPDPTPDPPADPTPSKTFTQEELDQLIADRIARERKKYADYDALKTKLTELELADEERQKAEMTETERLEAEKAEALRAAETARAERDQALTAANQRLIKAEFRTLARELNVRPDAIDDAYVLADLSTASVGDDGSINGVKDVVNALIASKPFLVEQPKKEPLPIGGPSGGNPYDKETRTLEQQLAEAKRIRDFAKVVELSNKLTR
- a CDS encoding DUF5309 family protein, whose translation is MLRTYDFQDQVRQLEAGISLIIEDAPNLLGIVGLGSNSLYQTKFEWMSDNLNSNRATAASAAAVGATAITVAEGDGLKFRVNAIVVSGEEYMRVTAVAGDVITVVRGYDGTNAAAIEAGGEIRIVARPQLEGALPGVDEGHDRLVDHNVTQIIERYAQVSGTQQNVRTYNVTDELNYQVQLRLKEMQREMNDWLIYGRRIGGAAGMPRTTGGLLYFADKKGAAKKNAEGKEVTPALLNDLSEQIYLRGGSVNTILTNTAGARQITKFASDTIRTERTDTATGHKIQTFVSDIVGGSVATVIVDPNFPKNKIALFDRDILSIDALSGRALHDVDATVPGADFVARQIRGEYGVTVKNAGEKIAILDNISTAVS
- a CDS encoding HK97 gp10 family phage protein, with amino-acid sequence MAVNRLDFDATRGAPFIKRVIGRFFKGYGSRLENAVADGSKQGVQDVMDEWRRESTDIAPLKTGTLRRSISTDVTKQGDKWVGEISASAIEVKGKRKFDYATYLNDEFPKKHGDSFRNPTTPGTVPGFLDKPAEENEREWQRMIEGQIKAAIRRKGL
- a CDS encoding phage tail sheath subtilisin-like domain-containing protein, which produces MSGGSWDPTALEIQPGLYINYVEAAAAQINGGARGTVAIPLLNYGAKATAKTFYTVETEKAASDTFGSANIQSILFALQGGAKNVLVYTMPKTPVAEDYTDMRAAYDAREFNVFVFDGEFNADEQALTKTWTIRNRTEGKHFISVIGGDAATDADPALGNARSVLNADNYIVNLISGVVIGTKTYLSSAFAPWVAGLIAGTAINRSTTYAQVPADDVTRRLTKTEFDAALTAGSFVFVNDGTRVKVKQGLVTSKQKVRNMRARQAISTDITKTAEDNYIGKLNNNADGQATLMVAIKAYLERLEISGVLSGPAVGLDPNFPSVGDQVFLAISYVEVDSMERIFITVNV
- a CDS encoding phage tail tube protein; amino-acid sequence: MVLDATRVISGAYGAVNDADGNWMSNVYSCEANIEIGFEDVKLAGTRWIGNKVTSLKGSGSIGSYMVTSEWIEKMAQVTDDKSPAFTTELVIKLDDPESFGAYRVRLKNVTFDKIPIINYEVGSIVEQELTFLFSGYEVMDKIRAA